The Thermoplasmata archaeon genomic interval GAACAGGGTCACCGGGTCGATCGTTTCCAAGAGGAGGACGTTCGGGGCCGTGGAGGCTCCGACCAGCACGTGCTGGACGAGGGTCAGGGCGGCGTATGCTGCGAAGAAGGTCACCGGAAGCCGCCACGCCCTCCAGTTCCGGGCCAGGAGCAGTGCACCGAGCAGCAGCATCGCGAATTCGCCCGAGGGGCCGATCGCCACCCACCAGGCCGGGGCGAGACCGAGAAGGAGCGCTCCAAGCAGAGCGCCGAACACCGCCGGGTTGAGCCAGGGCCGGCCACGGAAGCGCAGGACGTGCCGGATCGAGATGGCCACGAACGCGGCCACGCCGGCGAGGAAAAGGGGCACGTTCGGAGGGAAGATCAGGGCCAGAAACAGGCCCGTCGCGATGGCCGCATCCGGGAATCTCAAATGAGGGAATCGGACCCGCTGAAAGACGAGGTCGGTGACGACGGCGACGAGCGGCAGGACCACCAGGGAGGCGAGGCCGAGCCCGTTCAGATACTGGACTCCCAGGATGCCGAGGACGACGAGGGAAATCCAAACGAGGCGGACCGGAGGGAACCACGAGAGGAATCGACGGCCCGCCCCGGCCAGTGCCAGGCGTGGGTCGGCCGGTGCCAGCTCCGCGCTCATCTGTCCTTGAGAACGGGAGGCCCGAGCATATAGCTTGACCCCGTCTCGATGGGGCACGTCCGGCCCGGGGAAGGACCGATCGACCGAACCCTCAGTCCTCGCGTCGGTCCTCTACGAATCCGCTGGCCCGTCGGGTCCTCTCGTTCATCCGTAGAGTTCGTGCCGGTCCAATTGCCTCGAGTCCCTCGCGGCCGAAGCGTGGTCCTTAAACCACGAACCGACTTCGGGCAAGGCCAGTAAGGGCTTTCGTGCTGGGTCGCCATCGAGAGGGAGGCTATGCCGAGAGCAGGTAGCTCGCAACCACGATAGTCTGACGATCACACACTGGGCCCGTAGTATAGCTTGGATATCACGGGGGCCTCCGGAGCCTCAAACCCGGGTTCGAATCCCGGCGGGCCCGTCATCGTCCACCGAGCCGGGACGCCCTCGTGCCCCCAGTTCACCCCCGGAACCGTGGGGCGTCGGGCAGTCAAGCCGGATTCACGTACCCTACCGGTAGTCTCCTCCGGTCTCCGCTGGGCCGGGTACGAGCATGGCCGACGGCGGGCCGAAGCTCAAGCGCGAGGCTAGACTCCTACGGTGCGCTCGGGATCTCCTACCTCGGGGATCAGTTCCTCATCTGCGACAACTTCCTGACCCCGCCGAGCTGTCCCATCACGATCGGGCTGATGGGAATCATCAACACTCCGTATGACCTCGTGGTGCCGATCGTCTTCGGGGTCGCGATGTTCGCATGGGGCTGTTTCACTAGGATCCGTCCTCGTCCGGCCCCGATTGGGGCGGCGCCTCCCGATCCATCCACGCTCCCCGGTACGCCCGGCGCGTAAGGACCGATCATGACCAACCACGCGCGCGCGGAGTGGAACCCCCTGAGAGAGGTTCTGATCCACCGCCCTGGGATCGAGATGTTCTTCGGACTGATGGAACCGTACTCGTTCCTGTACGAACGCGCCTTCAGCATCGACGAAGCCGTCGACGAGCACGCCGCGCTCGAGCATGCGCTCACCGAGTCCGGGGTCCGCGTACGGCGGCTCAAGCGGTTCGCCGTCGAGGTCGGCGCCCGCCACCCGGAGTTCGTGGAAGGGGTCCGGGCGCATGCCGAAGCGATCGTGCGCTACTCCGGCCCGAAAGAAATGGTCGACCGATCGCGCCGTGCGTTCCGTCGCAATCTCGACTCCTTCGACGCCGAGACCCTGTTCAACATTCTTCTCCTGCGGCCGTCGATCGTCCTCCAGCGGCACCCGGGGACCCGGGTCATCCTGCCGAAGGTCGATCTCGACTGCCCGCTCGCCAACCTGTACTTCATGCGCGATCAGCAGGCCCTCTCGGCGAAGGGGTTCATCCTCGGGCGCATGGCCAAACCCCAGCGGCGCAACGAACCGCTCCTGACCGGCACGCTATTGGGATCGGCCGGGATGACCATCGCCGGAAGGGTCCGCCCCCCCGGGACGTTCGAGGGCGGGGACTTCATGCCGCTCGGCAGTTTCGCCCTGCTCGGAACGGGGGATCGTACGAACGCGGGCGGGGTCCGCCAGATTCTCGCGATGCCGCTCGGCTTCGACGAGATCGGCGTCGTCCACCAGCCGAGGCATCCCGCGATCCCCGGTGATGATCCCGACCCGATGATCGACATGCATCTCGATACGTACTTCAACGTCCCCGGAGCGGGGATCGCGGTGG includes:
- a CDS encoding RnfABCDGE type electron transport complex subunit D → MSAELAPADPRLALAGAGRRFLSWFPPVRLVWISLVVLGILGVQYLNGLGLASLVVLPLVAVVTDLVFQRVRFPHLRFPDAAIATGLFLALIFPPNVPLFLAGVAAFVAISIRHVLRFRGRPWLNPAVFGALLGALLLGLAPAWWVAIGPSGEFAMLLLGALLLARNWRAWRLPVTFFAAYAALTLVQHVLVGASTAPNVLLLETIDPVTLFFGLYMVVEPRSSPAVPYEQPLFAGIVGVAAALLPTVLPSLALFLALLIGNLLALVLRRSPTGMIASVARSAPSARRSPKRRGAPAPLPERWPVGYRITAGVLALVLVGAVVGSSHIMVAPVVRLQAPGGGGTSAAGCQVDNPSISPSTLASLHKMLGPSVILSYNSATGLVVFYDPVNQVTVTEYDLYEDFGYAEFNGDDYAVSGCSG
- a CDS encoding arginine deiminase family protein is translated as MTNHARAEWNPLREVLIHRPGIEMFFGLMEPYSFLYERAFSIDEAVDEHAALEHALTESGVRVRRLKRFAVEVGARHPEFVEGVRAHAEAIVRYSGPKEMVDRSRRAFRRNLDSFDAETLFNILLLRPSIVLQRHPGTRVILPKVDLDCPLANLYFMRDQQALSAKGFILGRMAKPQRRNEPLLTGTLLGSAGMTIAGRVRPPGTFEGGDFMPLGSFALLGTGDRTNAGGVRQILAMPLGFDEIGVVHQPRHPAIPGDDPDPMIDMHLDTYFNVPGAGIAVGSEVLLRTARVDVYRRRSRGPLVREPKTRTLSEYLAEKRFEVLALSTLEQMSYASNFLCLRDRKILAVEVEQEVGSVMEGLSLAARRNPYRYRALWELVRQEREELRHGGFFPHTSRLRDRGIEVVPLNLRAITGGYGGAHCMTCVTQRAPP